In Montipora foliosa isolate CH-2021 chromosome 9, ASM3666993v2, whole genome shotgun sequence, the DNA window TTCCAGAAAAGTAATAGCTCGTATAATCTATAGAACTCTGACTTCATAGGGACTAGATACAACACCGTaaaataattaagcaatagaggacgttttccgtgtttccatagcctcatctaaacactaggaggagttgggagaattcgagacagttatgcaaacccgagacgcagtcgagggtttgcagaACTGTCTAGAATTcacccaactcccccgagtgtttagatgaggctatatggaaacacggaaaaaagtcctctattgcttttataaaaatatttctcaaagataattcgacaaatgaaggaaatgctggtttttttacttctagattGATATAGATTTTCTTGAtgcacgctcatatttcctaccagccaatcaaaacacgcaTCTGAAaacacaaccaatcaaaattcatgtgatgtcacagccgtgtttccatactgtcatctaaacacagctattgaccaatgagattgtgcgtactatcctaattattttataattatttatggTAAACATAGTCCAAACTGGTCAAAACTGCCGTTAAGAACGCTAATTCAGTAAGTCCGTTCAAAAATAAGATTAGGAAAACTAATTTAGAAACTCTTGTGGGAGATGATCATTGTAAGGACTGTCTTCTGTTTATGGGTTTATCAGAACAAttcatcatcattttctttttattgtatGTATCGATTTTAGGGTTAGAGTAAGGATAGTGTCGTTATGATTTTAGGTGTTTTAAGCGTAAGGCAgtgtttttatcatttttagtaATCTATGTAGCCAGTTATAAGAAATTTGTATAGCATTTGAAGTAATTGTATAGAACTTTTAATTTTGTATTGTTTCTTAACAATTTATAATGTAGAtgggtgtccccaattagtttacTAGTTTATGTAAAGTAGATACACATGACGCGTTaataaaggttattattatgatcattatCTTTACGTGAGTGAGTCTTCACCTCTTCAATTTTTCTCATTGATCCATCTCTCAAAGGCCGATTGCCCTCTGTTTGATTTTTGGTGAACTGTTATATCAAAGCTTGCATAGCTTGCATTACAAATTAGCAGTCTTACACTTTAAGGAACATGCTTTCTTTCCGTTTTTTTAGTCGTGGCacttaaaaacaaagataaatatttTGCAGAAAGTGAGTAAGAATTGCCCTCTTACGGTTTGAATTTGTATTTGTGTATGTATTTTTGCAGCGTTGCTGGAGTCAAGCAGTAGTCAGACAACAGAGGAGAACAAGGTGGTACAAGAGACCAACACAGCACATCTCCAGCCTCTCCTAGGCGTGGCACCGTTAGGTCCTGTACCTCTGAACAAGGAAAGATGTTATCAGTTGGCTATGCTGGAGGCAGCCTACCATCATCTACCCCTTGCTGCAGACTCCGAAAAAGTCAGGTGTGATCATTAACTACACTAGTTTCCTATTAGGTGGAACTTATTGCTCATGCTACTCGAATGAAATAGGGGTACATGTATCTGCGAGGTAGCTGTGGACCTTTCCCCCAAAtgagttatttttttattccacTAAGAAAAGATGAAACATTTCCTTTCATCCCTTATTCAACGTTCAACTTGATAGACAAGGACAACTCAAGCAATTTTATGTCAGACTGTTCCTTTCTCGTATGTTGCAAGTAATTCCTTCTTAAGTGATGACagatgtgttaagatttttttttcactactgTGCGGGAGATCGTGAGTTTGAAGCCTGGAGGAGCACTGTTAACCGAAGGCCCGTTCCTCTACCGCTGTTGTTGATCATGTGAGAAGTTAAACCAAACACTGCTCACGAAGAGTACGGTGCAGAGTTACCGGTGTAGTGTGGTCTATGTTTGTCAGCCTTTGGTCGGTCGGCCTGCCTGGTTTAGCTGGAAGGGCCTATAAGCGAATCAGaacaccaaaacaaaaacataaaccAGAATCCCAGgtcccggttgttcaaaagccgattaaggctaatcccagattaaaaattaaccaaggagttaactttatttctctatgcccaaatgctgttcaacgctgagtttcggcaaaactttacattagaagaagtcaatcttgaaaagcaaaaataaacaaaataaactttcaccaaaaagttgaaaacgtgaaacaaatgtttacgctaatcctggattaagttaatcagcttttgaacaaccgggcccaggctaTTTGCCGGGTGCAGGTTAATCCTCTATTAATGTATAATGTATAATATTTCTGaaacaaattttaagaacattttgatgcagatttctcactaagcaccctGTAAATAAGAACTCGATCAGCCTGAAACCCGAAATCATAGGTTTTTATCATTCGATggattttgtccttccttttcattggccgagagcccaccacgcgaccggcaaataactgcctacaagatGGGATCTCGACATGGGTTAATTAACATCGTTGGCCATCATCGGTTCCCCgagctgtcagagaatgattcgacatctttagtagatcgaaagaacagtgagaatactaagaaaggaacaaaagttgcattTAACGCATTTAgagagtatctcaaggaaagaaaggtagacgaagagtcactcgtgtcatcgacgcgaaggacaagttggcgaatgcatatgtactaaagagattttatgctgaagccagaaaaaacaaatggcgagctttacaccaaagcttcacttaacgggatacgctttgaaaactgtgaaattcttcagcttgtcgatgcctagtgttattgaacgtttgactgttaggtacaatttgaagtctacaaatataatcATGCAGAtaaggaaaccaattgattggtgccattactcgactctgcaaTGCAGCGCGCGCTTACGGCTTCtcggaaacaaaaataaaaaacaaactcggtgatcgaatgataaaacaattattgacctcggttatcgcaaaatatggtgatttgtcagtgtctcgcagatcaattatttgcctcagccttcgacttcggcaaataattgatttgctcaacactgacaaatcacgatattttgctcagcctcgtccaataattgttaattatttgcgGGTGTTTTATCAGTTTACTGTTGTCTGACCTTCATCgatcattttcatttatttcttacTTAGCACTCTATCTTTCTGCCAAGGCTATGACCTCGTGAGTCAACCCAAGCTTGATGCAGGAACtctaaattaattttgtttatgaGTTACTAAAACGATCCTTCGTTAAGAATTAAGCTGACCCCGTCACACCCAAGAGCGCTCTCTCAGCCTTTACCTAGGATACAGCAAGACGATTATATTCGTTTGTGGGGCCGCTCTTGGAACCTCTCTCTGTTGACAATTTCTTGTCTGAAAAACTGATTCTCCATCGAAAGTCAACTTCTAAGCTATTATTTCTTTGTCATCAGGCCTTTTTTACCGCGGAATCCATATCCAACACCGgcacatcatcatcaacatcctCCTCAACACGTAGACTCCATAGAATTCTTTCAGAGATTGTCCACTGAAAcgcttttcttcattttttattatcaaGAGGTAAGTATCTGGTATCCATGTCACTGTTCATTGTGAATAGGTACATAGAGCTAACTAGGTTTTCATTTTGTCGGCTTCATACGGCGATTTGTTTTGGTTTAGAAGACACTGCCCAAATGCAATGTGATTAAAGGCACCGACACTAGTTTGTTTAGGACTTGAGGTTCACTGAAACATGAAATGTCAgtacttaaagtgctactgtgacgaaattcgcatctttcctaGCTAAGCCATTTTAAGAGAAATATTTAGGTTGCGTTCGATTcaccgtattctggaataggaatacatggaatataagttaaaaatccttcgtttttacggagattcacgttaaaattgtcaaacattggttaaaatgctattttaaacatatttttattatccttgctgcttcgaaacgcgcccaacataccgttttaatcatcacgccacgtattcttattccggaatagggtcaatcgaacgcgcccttagtctctacgagaagaagaatgctgtttactattttcaaatctctctttttgttccagagatattcaagtttttaaaatatgcaatttttttatcaaataTGATTAAAAAAGATATatcaaaaaaaagaatttatatcagaaatgcttgattctttgcagtaagattctagtaaatgtgctccacaatatgagcataccagttttgttaccatgatAACATACTTGGTCCCAGACCTCCCTGGTCtttgctggccacctttggcgttctatttTGATATTCGCCAATGGTCCCTCGTCTGGATGATCCTACAAGCATATGCATATGCTACGTCGAGGTTGTggtcttgttaaatgtttttctagcttaagatcaccaaaaatattgaaatcaggttggaggggactggaaaagagggAGTTGTCATGGAACCAATTTCTGTTTTGCagtaggtgtgttgcctgtaaAACTATTaacctaccaagtttcaatggccGCTGCTGCAAATTGATCGAGATAGCTCTATCTTGGGTTGAGTGGATGACGTCATTAGTCCTCTCATTTGCGTATTTTAcatacacatttttcaaacttaaatatctccggaaccaatgcagatatttccaaacggttaaccgcgtttttaatgtttctatGTGAATTTTATGTGATAAACCTGCAAAATTGAAGGGATATAAAAttgatcatagtggcacttaAAAGTGACGTGATGATTACCGATTCCATGCAACACAGTCCACGATCGCATGCGCCCCTTGCGAGGGTTGGTTTAACAACCTGGGCCAATTGTTTCAAAACAGGATGGCTGTTAAACCAGGAGAAATACCGCTTCAACGTACATGTAGTATAGCTTTTAATCGTACTCAACTCGAGTGAAACGTAACGGTAACACTGTTGTACGTGTCTTTCAGTATGAAGAGAGAGAAGGCAACTTTTGCTTCGTTGTTCCCTTTGAATATCGATAGTCTGAAACAAGACAGCTGTAAAGAGGTTCACTAATTGTGGGTTGATCATTTTAGGGAACGAGAGCACAGTACTTGGCTGCGAAAGCGTTGAAAAAACAGTCCTGGAGATTCCACACCAGGTACATGATGTGGTTTCAAAGACACGAAGAGCCCAAGGCAATCACTGACGAATACGAACAAGTAAGTTTCAATGAGgacctgaattttttttctttttacgaTTACTTTTTACTAATAAATGGGCATTGTGCCAACCGTTtctcagtgctttctgtgaattttcttaatttagacTAGCTCGTAGATACGGTTGCATCTCGAAAATAGAAATAAATCAGTTAAAACTTGCAAAAGCTGTCGTCATTTTCGGTCTGCAAAGGAATGCTCAATTTTTAATCGTTCGTTGACTTTTCCAGTAGATTTTTTACCACATATCAACAGCACCAAGTTTAGgagtgttacatgtatttttagaGTGAATTTTTCCATCCTACCGCCCCCTCTTTTCTCAGTCCTCTCCTTTTCAGTACCCCGGTCGGGGCCCGCTGTTTTAGCTTGGAATtgtcttaaggcctggccaaacgctcgcaacatttcaacgcaacctcttgcaacattgttgggcacaacatgttgcgtacgtttggccaccttgttgcgatatgttgcgtgcgtttggccagtccattcaacgCGTGTCGCAACATCCTGCAACAAtgtcgcgttgaaatgttgcgagcgtttggccaggcctttagccGGTTATGTTTAGGTGGGTTTCGGGCCTGACCCAAGTTGGTGGAAGGGTGGTTAACACTATCCACTGAATAACTCAATTGGATTGCTAGTGTTTAttcgctggatagtgatttattcggtggATAGCGAGGCCTggttttattaaaacaaaaaaacaaaaaacgatgAGTCAGTCGCCAGTAACCTTTGCCCTACCCTTCTAGGGAACTTACATCTATTTTGACTACGAAAAATGGGGTCAACGGAAAAAGGAAGGCTTCACGTTCGAATACAGATACTTAGAAGACAAGGAACTGCCTTAGAGGAACATTAGCATCGGTCGAAAACCAGACATGGTCTAAACAGTGGGACAAAAACACCAGGAATCGATCCAAGAACGGCACGTAGCACGTGAGCCTCGTGCACTGACACGTGAAGATAA includes these proteins:
- the LOC137970021 gene encoding CCR4-NOT transcription complex subunit 3-like; the encoded protein is MLEAAYHHLPLAADSEKVRPFLPRNPYPTPAHHHQHPPQHVDSIEFFQRLSTETLFFIFYYQEGTRAQYLAAKALKKQSWRFHTRYMMWFQRHEEPKAITDEYEQGTYIYFDYEKWGQRKKEGFTFEYRYLEDKELP